The genomic window CGCCGGCCTGGGGGTGACGGTCGTCGCGGCCTCCCTGCGGAACGCCCGCGCCGTCGCCCAATGGCTCACGACCCAGGAGTACGGCACCCCCGACCGCCCGCTGGCCGTCGTCGCCGCCGGCGAGCAGTGGCCCGACGGCTCCCTGCGCCCGGCCCTGGAGGATCAGCTGGGCGCGGGCGCCGTGATCTCCATGCGCCGCGACCTCGGCGACCTCGGCGCCACCCACCCGAGTCCGGAGGCCGCGGCGGCCGCCGCGGTCTGGGACACGACGGCGGACCCGGCGACGATGCTGCACCGCTGCCACTCGGGGCGGGAGCTGACGCAGGGCGCGCACGGGGGGTTCGCCGAGGATGTGGACATCGCGGCGGAGCTGAACGGCTCGAAGGCGGTTCCGGTGCTGACGGACGGCGCGTTCACGGCCGCGCCTTGAGCCTCTCGGGCCTCTGAGCCGCTCGGGCCCCGTCCCAGCCCTCGCTCCTCCATCGCCGGAGGGGCTCGTCCCAGCCCTCGCTCCTCCATCGCCGGAGGGGCTCGTTCTGAGCCCGTCCGGCGATGGGGGACACGGCAGGAGGCCGTGCCGGGTCAGCGGCGCCGGCCGCCGCCCTCGTTCGGGTCGAGCAGGCCCGCCTTGCGCAGGGCGTCGGCCATGGCGCTGTTGGCCGGGGCCGGCGCCTGGCGGGGGGCGCCGCCGCGGGCGGCGGCGGGACGGCGCTGCTTCGGAGGGCGGCCGCCCTGTCCGCCCTGGCCCCCTTGTCCGCCCTGTCCGCCGCGGGCCTGCGCCGCCGGCCCCGCCGCCGCGTCGTCGTCCAGCCGCAGCGTCAGCGAGATCCGCTTGCGGGGGATGTCGATGTCGAGGACCTTC from Streptomyces sp. FIT100 includes these protein-coding regions:
- a CDS encoding 2-phosphosulfolactate phosphatase, which translates into the protein MTGIRFEWGAAGARHVAPHVSCLVVVDVLSFTTAVSVAVDAGTRVFPYRWRDASAEEYAARVGAALAVGRREVGAGTPWSLSPAALRRAPFTPRLVLPSPNGSAIAAEAAGLGVTVVAASLRNARAVAQWLTTQEYGTPDRPLAVVAAGEQWPDGSLRPALEDQLGAGAVISMRRDLGDLGATHPSPEAAAAAAVWDTTADPATMLHRCHSGRELTQGAHGGFAEDVDIAAELNGSKAVPVLTDGAFTAAP